The Panicum virgatum strain AP13 chromosome 3N, P.virgatum_v5, whole genome shotgun sequence genome includes the window TTCACCTGGAAGAACTTGAGGAAAGGCGCGAGCGCTTCCTCCGTGGACAGCGCCGGAACGGGCTCGGGCTCCTCCTCGGCATCCTCCGCGACGGAGGGGGACGGCTTCTCGAGGAGGTGGAGCTCGTCGCCTCCacttccgcctccgcctccgtcgGCTGAGGAGGACGAGGCGTGGACTTGGAGCGGTAATGGGGCGGCCGCTCGACGGGAGTATAGCAGGTGTCTCGCGGTGGGGGCCTTGTGGTGCTTGGCTTGGCGTCTTCGAGCCCGAGGTGAGATGGACAcggcagggaggagggagaggagggaggggggcggCATGGCGAAGCGGGCGGGCGAGCGAACGGCTAGCTCGTGGGCGGCCGTCGCGCGGTTCTATCTCACCCCCATTGTCGGCACttggcgcggccacggcggacATGGATATTTCCGTTCCGTCAGTTTCTCTTCCCTACTGACGGGCCCCCAAATGGTGCGTATCTTTGATGGGCCCATCAGGCCCGGATAGATCAGTACCTTTTTTTCGCTTATATATTCTTTTGTGCAAACAAAacgttttatttatttatttctcctATGACTATAGAAATATATCTCTATTTTTTTTGCGAATAGAAATATATCTCTAGTTCATCTAGTCCTCGATAGACGTGTGATCAACCATGATTTTTCTAGTACAACCATGATTTTCAATGAGGTGGAAAATGGCCATGCCAAATCCCTAGTTGCTTAAATTTTACCCGTATGTTGTTCTTCCTTGACTTCCCTTAGTTCAGTACAATTACAGACTATAACCACTGTGGTCTTGTAGACACATATAAATGAATAATCCCTACGCATACTTCTAGGAATTACAGAAATGAAGTTTCCctctttttatttcaaaaattgaGACGAACACAATTGTAGAAAGAACCGTACCACACACAAGTCACTGGCACGCGGGACCCAGCAGCAGGGCACCCCAAAATTTGGCGTCTAGGTCGAGGACCCCCGCAGGCCGCAGTAGGCACAAGCGTAGGCACGACTCCTTCGCATTCGCCTCCCCGAGTGGCGGAAGGAAGGGAGCGGAGCGAGCAGGCCAGCGAGGAGGAGCCGAAGGTTGCTAGGGGCGGAGGCGGATGGGGTTCATGCTGCGGGTGAGGCTGGCCTCCTTCTtcgccggggcggcggccgccgcggcgggcgggggcTACTTCCTCTACAAGGACTACAGGCTCGCCCACGATTCCATGTCCCTCAAGGTATGCCCGCCCACCCCTTTCTGCTCGGATCTTAGATTATTGAGCGCGTATCGCTATTGGTGCCCTCGGCGATAGTGGTTCCTAAGTAGTAGTGCTTGAAGCGCATCAACATGTTGCGTGCAGGAATGGGGATCGGGGGTAAACCCTCGTTGTGATGGAGTGCCCAACCCAACATGTCTTATGCGTCTTGGTTGATGACTCAGTGAGCGTTCATATGGTTCTTTTTCCGAGAAAATGCTAGTGTTCATTGCTTGATGCAAGGTTGGGGATAGCATCTCTATCTAGATCATCTGCTCTTGTGAGCTTGTCATATCAGTGGAAATGGGGTAGA containing:
- the LOC120664806 gene encoding uncharacterized protein LOC120664806, whose translation is MGFMLRVRLASFFAGAAAAAAGGGYFLYKDYRLAHDSMSLKVKGLQDSTDARYKALEKRLEALEGQQSTGAAPDASD